The following coding sequences lie in one Halomonas sp. 'Soap Lake #6' genomic window:
- the ppnN gene encoding nucleotide 5'-monophosphate nucleosidase PpnN: MTQLPAPRTTISSIISPEGSLEVLSQHEVNRLKSTSKSGLHDLLRRCALAVLNCGSPTDDSIAILEAYKDFDIEVLQQDRGIRLKLTNAPAEAFVDGRMIRGIREHLSSVIRDIVYVYNEIQHHKRFDLDTAEGTTNAVFHILRKAGTLKPGRDPSLVVCWGGHSISREEYEYTKDVGYHLGLRDLDVCTGCGPGAMKGPMKGANVAHAKQRRKDGRYLGISEPGIIAAEAPNPIVNELVVMPDIEKRLEAFVRLGHGIIVFPGGVGTAEEILYLLGILLHPGNNDTPYPLIFSGPANAAAYFQKIDEFLVYTLGEDIRRYYTIITGDPTAVARKMRAGIDEVTDFRRKHQDAFYYNWRLTIAREFQAPFKPTHEAMRGLALHRQQPTHELAANLRRAFSGIVAGNVKEDGIRAIEAHGPFELTAEPELMQRLDELLSSFVSQGRMKLDGQPYTPCYVLK, encoded by the coding sequence ATGACACAACTGCCAGCGCCTCGCACAACGATTTCAAGCATCATCTCACCCGAGGGGAGCCTTGAAGTCCTCTCGCAGCATGAAGTTAACCGCCTTAAAAGCACATCCAAAAGTGGCTTACACGACCTATTGCGCCGCTGCGCTCTGGCGGTACTTAACTGTGGCAGCCCCACCGATGACAGCATAGCTATACTGGAGGCCTACAAAGACTTCGATATAGAGGTGTTGCAGCAAGACCGCGGCATTCGTCTCAAACTGACCAATGCTCCCGCCGAAGCGTTTGTCGATGGCCGTATGATCCGTGGCATCCGCGAGCATTTATCCTCTGTGATTCGCGATATTGTCTATGTCTACAATGAAATCCAGCACCATAAACGCTTTGACTTGGACACAGCTGAAGGCACCACCAATGCCGTGTTCCATATTCTGCGCAAAGCTGGCACCTTAAAGCCTGGCCGCGATCCTAGCCTAGTAGTTTGCTGGGGGGGACACTCCATCTCACGGGAAGAGTACGAGTACACAAAAGACGTTGGCTATCACTTAGGGCTACGCGATTTGGATGTTTGCACCGGATGCGGGCCTGGCGCTATGAAAGGCCCGATGAAAGGCGCTAACGTTGCCCATGCCAAGCAACGCCGTAAAGATGGTCGCTACCTGGGTATTTCAGAACCGGGCATTATTGCCGCTGAAGCACCCAACCCCATCGTGAATGAACTGGTGGTTATGCCGGATATAGAGAAACGCCTGGAAGCCTTTGTGCGTCTTGGCCACGGCATTATTGTCTTCCCTGGCGGTGTCGGCACCGCAGAAGAGATTTTATATTTATTGGGCATTTTGCTTCACCCTGGCAACAACGACACCCCCTACCCACTTATATTCTCAGGCCCCGCCAATGCAGCTGCCTATTTTCAGAAAATAGACGAATTTTTGGTTTACACCCTGGGAGAAGATATTCGCCGCTACTACACCATCATTACTGGCGACCCCACAGCGGTTGCACGAAAAATGCGTGCCGGGATTGATGAAGTAACTGACTTTAGGCGTAAGCACCAGGACGCGTTTTACTACAATTGGCGCTTAACTATTGCCCGGGAGTTTCAGGCACCCTTTAAACCCACCCATGAAGCGATGCGCGGGCTCGCCTTACACCGCCAGCAACCTACTCATGAACTAGCTGCGAATTTACGGCGAGCGTTCTCAGGGATTGTAGCGGGCAACGTTAAAGAGGATGGTATTCGCGCCAT
- a CDS encoding LysR family transcriptional regulator, whose protein sequence is MFNALYFRTFITLVETGSFTRTARRLEMTQPGVSQHIRKLETYLDKTLIERKGRSFTLTESGRRAYDYALKLFAEHEQFRHGLDDDSLDSGECRIASPGSVGLMFYPYILGQQQMHPNLTVNYSFAFNHEIVNDLLEGRYDIGIVTEQVNHPDLTCTLWHKEPLCLVVPADFAGSTLSDLMGIGFLNYYDGVNHANALLKANYPNEFRSMTHFRYQGFTNEVSMVLDAVARGLGFTVVSRLVLETSPWQRQVKALALPQAINEELYLLRRQDSVLPKRYEKLLSGFHSQREQEKTPPAPE, encoded by the coding sequence ATGTTTAATGCCCTGTATTTTCGGACATTTATTACGTTGGTGGAAACCGGTAGTTTCACACGAACGGCACGCCGTTTAGAAATGACGCAGCCAGGTGTTAGCCAGCATATTCGTAAACTGGAAACCTACCTTGATAAAACGCTAATAGAGCGAAAAGGCCGAAGCTTTACGCTTACTGAGTCAGGGCGGCGCGCCTATGACTATGCACTAAAGTTGTTTGCTGAACATGAGCAGTTTCGTCACGGTTTAGATGATGATTCACTAGATAGCGGCGAGTGCCGTATTGCATCACCTGGCAGCGTCGGGTTGATGTTTTATCCCTATATCCTCGGCCAGCAGCAGATGCACCCGAACCTGACCGTTAACTACAGTTTTGCGTTTAATCATGAGATTGTTAACGATCTGTTAGAAGGGCGCTATGACATTGGGATTGTCACTGAACAGGTTAATCATCCAGATCTTACCTGTACCCTGTGGCATAAAGAGCCGCTCTGCTTAGTGGTTCCTGCAGACTTTGCTGGTAGTACGCTCTCTGACCTAATGGGGATTGGCTTTCTCAATTACTACGACGGTGTTAATCACGCTAATGCGTTGTTAAAGGCTAATTACCCTAATGAGTTTCGCTCGATGACGCATTTTCGTTATCAAGGGTTTACCAATGAAGTTAGCATGGTGCTGGATGCTGTGGCGCGGGGGTTGGGTTTTACGGTGGTGTCTCGTTTAGTACTGGAAACCTCCCCGTGGCAACGTCAGGTAAAAGCATTGGCGCTACCTCAAGCCATCAACGAAGAGCTTTACTTATTACGCCGTCAGGACTCAGTGTTGCCCAAGCGGTACGAAAAGCTACTTAGTGGTTTTCACAGCCAGCGGGAGCAAGAAAAAACGCCCCCGGCACCTGAATAA
- the gcvP gene encoding aminomethyl-transferring glycine dehydrogenase — MSFETRRLAELADHDAFIKRHNGPSPTDVATMLKALNLQRMEDLIEQTVPSDIRLDRELNLDDPRSEAEALEYLSQLARQNRVAKSYIGQGYYGTHMPAVIQRNVLENPGWYTAYTPYQPEISQGRLEGLLNFQQVVMDLTGMELANASLLDEATAAAEAMALCKRGNKKSKSNTFFVADDIFPQTLDVVKTRAEFFGFDLISGPAASLAEHDVFGALVQYPSASGEISDLKPMLAAAQARGIMTCVATDLLSLVLLKEPGAMGADIVVGSSQRFGVPMGFGGPHAAFFATSDKLKRSIPGRIIGVSKDSRGNTALRMAMQTREQHIRREKATSNICTAQALLANIAGFYATYHGADGLRKIAGRVHRLTTLLAEGLKQAGITLAHTSWFDTLRLTQVDAGKIHGRAMTHDINLHYFANGDVGISLDETTTAHDVAALFDVLLGDEHGLSAAVLDEKVLSECISGIPSAYQRESNFLEHPTFKRYRSETEMLRYLKRLENKDLSLAHAMIPLGSCTMKLNATSEMIPISWPAFAHLHPFAPREQVAGYHQMIDELAAFLVEVTGYDHISMQPNSGAQGEYAGLLAIRRYQAAQGEAHRDVCLIPSSAHGTNPASAAMLSMEVVVVECDQNGNIDLADLTSKAEQYSNRLSAVMITYPSTHGVFESHVRKVCKVVHQHGGQVYVDGANMNAQVGLTRPGDFGGDVSHLNLHKTFCIPHGGGGPGMGPIGVKAHLAPYVPNHVMTPINGVNPESGAVSAAAFGSASILPISWAYIKMMGARGLREATELAILNANYIAKRLEEAYPILYRGQNGTVAHECIIDIRPLKSASGISEEDIAKRLMDYGFHAPTMSFPVPGTLMIEPTESESLYEIDRFCDAMIAIREEIAAVERGEWPLDNNPLVNAPHTQADVMDSDWQRPYERKLGAFPTEAVAMAKYWPSVNRVDNVFGDRQLICSCPSIDEYRG, encoded by the coding sequence ATGTCATTTGAAACACGCCGCTTGGCCGAACTGGCCGACCACGATGCTTTTATCAAACGTCATAACGGGCCCAGCCCCACTGATGTCGCCACCATGTTAAAAGCGCTTAACCTGCAGCGCATGGAAGACCTTATCGAGCAAACCGTGCCAAGCGATATTCGCCTTGATCGCGAACTGAACTTAGATGACCCACGCAGTGAAGCAGAAGCACTAGAGTATCTAAGCCAGCTAGCGCGTCAAAATCGCGTTGCAAAAAGCTATATTGGACAAGGCTATTACGGTACACATATGCCTGCGGTTATTCAGCGCAACGTGCTTGAAAACCCAGGTTGGTACACAGCTTACACTCCTTACCAGCCAGAAATTTCCCAAGGCCGACTGGAAGGGCTACTTAATTTCCAGCAAGTCGTTATGGATTTAACCGGCATGGAGCTTGCCAACGCTTCGCTTCTGGACGAAGCCACTGCTGCTGCTGAAGCAATGGCGCTCTGTAAACGCGGCAATAAAAAAAGCAAGTCCAACACCTTTTTTGTCGCTGATGACATATTCCCACAAACACTGGATGTCGTTAAAACGCGCGCAGAGTTCTTTGGCTTTGATTTGATCAGTGGTCCAGCCGCCTCGCTTGCAGAACACGACGTTTTCGGAGCGCTGGTGCAGTACCCCTCCGCTAGCGGTGAAATCAGCGACCTCAAGCCAATGCTGGCAGCTGCCCAAGCACGCGGTATTATGACCTGTGTCGCCACCGACCTGCTAAGCCTTGTGCTCTTGAAAGAACCTGGTGCGATGGGTGCAGATATTGTAGTAGGCAGTTCGCAGCGTTTTGGCGTCCCCATGGGCTTTGGTGGCCCCCATGCCGCTTTCTTTGCTACCTCGGATAAGCTTAAGCGCTCAATTCCTGGCCGTATTATCGGTGTATCTAAAGATAGCCGAGGCAACACCGCTCTACGTATGGCGATGCAAACCCGCGAGCAGCACATTCGCCGCGAAAAAGCGACTTCCAACATTTGTACCGCTCAGGCGCTGCTGGCCAATATTGCCGGCTTCTATGCCACCTATCATGGCGCCGATGGACTTCGTAAAATCGCTGGGCGTGTACATCGCTTAACCACCCTGCTTGCAGAAGGTCTAAAACAAGCTGGCATTACCCTCGCTCATACTAGCTGGTTCGATACACTGCGCTTGACCCAGGTAGATGCAGGCAAAATTCATGGCCGAGCCATGACCCATGACATCAACCTACACTACTTCGCTAATGGTGATGTAGGCATTAGTTTGGATGAGACCACTACCGCCCACGATGTCGCAGCATTATTTGACGTACTGCTCGGCGATGAGCACGGGCTTTCCGCTGCGGTGTTAGATGAGAAAGTACTTTCCGAGTGTATCAGCGGCATTCCGTCAGCGTATCAACGAGAAAGCAATTTCCTAGAGCATCCAACTTTCAAGCGTTATCGCAGCGAAACAGAAATGCTGCGCTATTTAAAGCGCCTAGAGAATAAAGATCTGTCGCTTGCTCACGCGATGATTCCACTAGGCTCATGCACCATGAAGCTCAACGCGACCAGCGAGATGATACCCATCTCCTGGCCTGCGTTTGCACACTTACACCCCTTCGCCCCCCGCGAACAAGTGGCAGGCTACCATCAGATGATTGATGAGCTTGCTGCGTTCCTGGTAGAAGTCACCGGTTACGACCATATCTCTATGCAGCCTAACTCTGGCGCACAGGGTGAGTATGCAGGCCTGCTAGCGATTCGCCGCTACCAAGCCGCCCAGGGTGAAGCCCATCGCGATGTTTGCTTGATCCCCAGCTCCGCCCACGGTACTAACCCCGCTTCTGCGGCCATGTTAAGCATGGAAGTCGTCGTGGTCGAGTGCGATCAAAACGGCAACATTGATCTAGCAGACCTAACCAGCAAAGCAGAGCAGTACAGCAACCGCCTCTCAGCAGTGATGATTACTTATCCATCCACCCACGGGGTATTTGAATCCCACGTGCGTAAAGTGTGTAAGGTCGTACACCAGCACGGCGGCCAAGTATACGTTGACGGTGCTAATATGAACGCCCAGGTAGGCCTTACCCGCCCCGGCGACTTCGGTGGCGATGTATCCCACCTCAATCTGCACAAAACGTTCTGCATTCCCCACGGAGGCGGCGGCCCAGGCATGGGTCCCATTGGTGTAAAAGCACACTTAGCACCCTATGTGCCCAACCATGTAATGACACCTATTAATGGCGTAAACCCAGAAAGCGGCGCGGTTTCTGCTGCGGCATTTGGGAGTGCCTCGATACTTCCGATCTCTTGGGCTTATATTAAGATGATGGGCGCTCGTGGCCTCAGGGAAGCTACTGAGCTTGCCATTCTAAACGCTAACTATATTGCTAAGCGGCTGGAAGAGGCATACCCGATCCTCTATCGTGGCCAGAACGGTACCGTGGCACACGAGTGCATTATCGACATTCGCCCGCTCAAGAGCGCCTCAGGCATTAGTGAAGAAGACATCGCCAAGCGTCTGATGGATTACGGTTTCCACGCCCCCACCATGTCGTTCCCTGTACCAGGAACACTGATGATTGAGCCTACCGAGTCTGAGTCGCTGTACGAAATTGACCGTTTCTGTGATGCGATGATAGCGATTCGTGAGGAGATCGCTGCTGTTGAGCGTGGTGAGTGGCCACTGGATAACAACCCGCTGGTTAACGCTCCCCATACTCAGGCCGATGTCATGGATAGCGACTGGCAACGGCCTTACGAGCGAAAATTAGGTGCATTCCCTACAGAAGCAGTAGCAATGGCCAAATACTGGCCATCCGTGAACCGCGTAGACAATGTGTTTGGTGACCGTCAGTTGATATGCTCATGCCCTAGCATTGATGAATACCGCGGTTAA
- the gcvH gene encoding glycine cleavage system protein GcvH has translation MSNLPANLRYAKSHEWVLDHQDGTVTIGITDHAQEALGDVVFVELPEVGQELSKGKEFGVIESVKAASDLYSPVNGEVIEINDALEDSPETVNEAPYEGGWMMKVRLADQALDGLLDADAYQATLNSDD, from the coding sequence ATGAGCAATCTTCCTGCTAACCTTCGTTACGCAAAAAGCCACGAATGGGTACTTGATCACCAAGATGGGACTGTAACCATTGGCATCACTGACCACGCGCAAGAAGCACTGGGTGATGTTGTATTTGTTGAACTACCAGAAGTAGGGCAAGAACTTAGCAAAGGTAAAGAGTTCGGTGTTATTGAGTCGGTTAAGGCTGCCTCAGACCTTTACTCACCGGTCAATGGCGAAGTCATCGAAATCAACGATGCTCTTGAAGATTCACCTGAAACCGTTAACGAAGCCCCCTACGAAGGCGGTTGGATGATGAAAGTACGCCTGGCTGATCAAGCTCTAGACGGACTTTTAGACGCCGATGCTTATCAAGCGACACTCAATTCAGACGATTAA
- a CDS encoding alanine/glycine:cation symporter family protein: METLTSLLGVINGVVWGPLMLILLLGVGIYLQIGLKLMPIRKLGMGFKLMWQGRDAKPKAAPGEKAPGKASDSGEISPFNALMTALSATIGTGNIAGVATAIALGGPGAVFWMWITALVGMATKFAEAVLAVRYRETDSTGYHVGGPMFYIKNGLGKKWLWLGGMFSFFGAIAAFGIGNTVQSNSVADAMDATFGVPHWLTGVIIMVLAGAVILGGIKRIAKVAGKLVPIMGIAYVIAGLLVLMVNASQIGEAFGLIFYYAFNPIAAAGGFAGAAVMAAIRFGVARGIFSNEAGLGSAPIAHAAARTKNPVRQGLIAMLGTFIDTIIVCTITALVILTSTVWIDGEAGASLTALSFDAALPGFGNQIVAVALAVFAFTTILGWSFYGEKCCQFLFGTRSIMLYRILFVLAIPLGAIAQLGFIWLMADTFNAMMAIPNLIALALLSPVVFKLTKDYFAGKEVLPGEALDHDK, translated from the coding sequence GTGGAAACATTAACTAGCCTCCTAGGAGTAATTAACGGCGTAGTTTGGGGCCCGTTAATGCTCATTTTGCTGCTCGGCGTGGGTATCTATCTTCAAATTGGCTTGAAACTAATGCCGATTCGCAAGTTAGGCATGGGTTTCAAGCTAATGTGGCAAGGGCGTGATGCCAAGCCAAAAGCAGCCCCCGGCGAAAAAGCACCTGGAAAAGCCAGCGATAGCGGCGAAATTTCCCCTTTCAATGCATTGATGACAGCACTGTCTGCCACTATCGGAACCGGCAATATTGCTGGTGTTGCCACAGCAATTGCATTGGGTGGTCCCGGTGCGGTTTTTTGGATGTGGATTACGGCGTTAGTAGGTATGGCAACCAAGTTTGCTGAAGCGGTATTGGCGGTGCGTTACCGTGAAACCGATAGCACCGGCTACCATGTTGGTGGGCCGATGTTCTATATCAAAAACGGCCTGGGTAAAAAGTGGCTTTGGCTGGGGGGAATGTTCTCGTTTTTTGGTGCTATTGCAGCGTTTGGTATCGGTAATACTGTTCAGTCTAACTCCGTAGCTGATGCCATGGATGCTACTTTCGGTGTGCCTCACTGGCTCACTGGGGTGATCATCATGGTGCTTGCTGGTGCGGTGATTCTAGGCGGCATTAAGCGTATTGCTAAAGTGGCCGGTAAGCTAGTACCGATTATGGGGATTGCTTACGTGATTGCAGGCCTGCTGGTGCTGATGGTTAATGCTAGCCAGATCGGTGAAGCGTTTGGGCTGATTTTCTACTATGCCTTCAACCCTATTGCAGCAGCGGGTGGCTTTGCGGGTGCTGCAGTAATGGCAGCGATTCGCTTTGGTGTGGCACGGGGGATTTTCTCTAACGAAGCAGGCCTGGGTAGCGCGCCTATTGCCCACGCCGCTGCACGAACAAAAAACCCTGTTCGCCAAGGCTTAATTGCCATGTTGGGCACCTTTATTGATACGATTATTGTTTGTACCATCACTGCTTTGGTAATTCTGACTTCAACCGTGTGGATTGATGGCGAAGCAGGGGCATCACTAACCGCGCTTTCGTTTGATGCAGCATTGCCAGGTTTTGGTAATCAGATTGTTGCGGTTGCCCTGGCCGTTTTTGCGTTTACCACTATCCTTGGCTGGTCATTCTATGGTGAAAAATGCTGTCAGTTCCTGTTTGGTACGCGTTCGATTATGCTGTATCGCATACTTTTCGTATTAGCGATTCCGCTGGGCGCTATCGCGCAACTGGGCTTTATCTGGCTCATGGCCGATACTTTCAACGCGATGATGGCTATTCCTAACTTAATTGCACTGGCCCTATTGTCCCCAGTGGTATTTAAGCTCACCAAGGACTATTTTGCGGGCAAAGAAGTACTGCCTGGTGAAGCCCTGGACCATGATAAATAG
- the gcvT gene encoding glycine cleavage system aminomethyltransferase GcvT, translating to MSNLNHTPLHALHIRLGAKMVPFAGYDMPVQYPMGVKKEHEHTRQQCGLFDVSHMGQILVTGTDAASALETLIPADLVGLKKGEQRYGLFTSNDGGIIDDLMVVNAGGHFYLVVNAACKDQDLAHLRTNLGATHKVEALDRGLLALQGPMARDVMQRLCPEACELTFMRHGRFTMAGQEVWISRSGYTGEDGFEISVASDSCEALAELLLAEPEVEAIGLGARDSLRLEAGLCLYGHDMDLETTPVEAGLIWAIAKPRRHGGERSAGFPGADLILHQVDAKDHQRKRVGLVAEGRAPVREGTVLLDKAGSEIGKVTSGGFGPSVGKPVALGYIKREWEASETVVYALVRGKQLPMVVTPTPFITPGYYRG from the coding sequence ATGTCAAATCTTAACCATACGCCGCTGCATGCATTGCACATCAGGCTCGGAGCCAAAATGGTGCCCTTTGCTGGCTATGACATGCCGGTGCAGTACCCCATGGGTGTTAAGAAAGAGCATGAGCACACTCGTCAGCAGTGTGGCTTGTTTGATGTTTCTCATATGGGACAAATACTGGTTACTGGCACTGATGCTGCGAGTGCGCTTGAGACACTCATACCTGCTGATTTAGTGGGGCTTAAGAAAGGCGAGCAGCGCTATGGGCTTTTTACAAGCAATGACGGCGGTATTATCGACGATTTGATGGTGGTAAACGCAGGTGGCCACTTTTATTTGGTTGTGAACGCGGCCTGCAAGGATCAGGATCTGGCTCATTTGCGTACAAATTTAGGGGCTACCCATAAAGTTGAGGCGCTAGACCGGGGATTACTGGCCTTACAAGGTCCTATGGCTCGTGATGTAATGCAGCGTCTATGTCCAGAAGCTTGTGAGCTGACTTTCATGCGCCATGGTCGCTTTACCATGGCGGGGCAGGAAGTATGGATCAGTCGTAGCGGTTATACCGGTGAAGATGGCTTTGAGATTTCCGTAGCCAGTGATTCTTGTGAGGCTCTGGCTGAACTGCTGCTTGCTGAACCTGAGGTTGAAGCAATTGGTCTGGGAGCTCGTGACTCACTGCGTTTAGAAGCGGGACTGTGCCTTTATGGGCATGATATGGACCTAGAGACGACGCCGGTAGAGGCGGGGCTGATTTGGGCCATAGCAAAGCCGAGAAGACATGGGGGAGAGCGTTCTGCAGGCTTCCCTGGTGCTGACTTGATTCTGCACCAAGTAGATGCCAAAGATCACCAGCGTAAGCGGGTTGGTTTAGTGGCGGAAGGACGGGCGCCGGTACGAGAAGGCACGGTGTTGTTAGATAAAGCAGGCAGTGAGATTGGCAAAGTGACCTCAGGAGGATTTGGGCCCAGCGTAGGTAAGCCCGTAGCGCTAGGTTATATAAAGCGGGAGTGGGAGGCATCTGAGACAGTGGTATATGCCTTGGTACGTGGTAAACAGCTACCGATGGTAGTGACGCCAACGCCATTCATTACACCAGGTTATTATCGAGGCTAA
- a CDS encoding LysM peptidoglycan-binding domain-containing protein, which produces MEVQRGDTLGQLAARANVPLERLERFNPNINAQRLNAGQRLLIPTQQERAPSGGPYRYQIRAGDTYSSIARHFGTTSGRIQSANPGTSPTALRVGQIVSVPLSSGPARSASSTSAATTSSGSRPAVSPTPTPSASLPASARRWPWPLEDYRIVRRFGADSRGTLQPMLLATQAGAQAKSVAPGEVRFADSMRQLGEVVIVHHADNLQTVYAMCERILVRVGQQVSTGEPLCNVGQSSSTQRYDLLFDLRQGGKPIDPRQVLR; this is translated from the coding sequence ATTGAAGTGCAGCGTGGCGACACACTGGGGCAGCTTGCCGCCCGCGCGAATGTCCCTTTAGAGCGTCTGGAGCGTTTTAATCCCAATATTAATGCTCAACGCTTAAATGCTGGGCAACGGTTACTTATACCCACTCAGCAAGAGCGCGCTCCTTCGGGCGGCCCTTACCGCTACCAGATCAGAGCGGGTGATACATATTCAAGTATCGCACGCCACTTTGGCACGACCTCAGGACGCATTCAAAGCGCCAACCCTGGCACCTCACCAACAGCATTGAGAGTTGGTCAAATCGTCAGCGTACCTCTTAGCAGCGGCCCAGCACGTAGTGCCAGTAGTACAAGTGCAGCCACCACAAGCAGCGGCAGCCGTCCGGCGGTTTCTCCCACGCCTACGCCAAGCGCCAGTTTACCTGCCTCTGCACGCCGCTGGCCCTGGCCCTTAGAGGATTACCGAATAGTACGTCGCTTTGGCGCAGATAGCCGTGGCACGCTGCAGCCGATGCTGCTAGCAACGCAAGCAGGTGCCCAAGCCAAATCGGTAGCACCTGGCGAAGTACGCTTTGCCGATAGTATGCGCCAGCTAGGTGAAGTCGTGATTGTCCACCATGCAGACAACCTGCAAACGGTGTATGCGATGTGCGAACGCATTTTAGTCCGTGTCGGGCAGCAGGTAAGTACCGGTGAGCCGCTGTGTAACGTTGGCCAAAGCAGCTCAACGCAACGCTACGACTTGCTGTTTGACCTACGTCAGGGCGGCAAGCCAATCGACCCGCGTCAGGTGCTTCGTTAA
- a CDS encoding acyltransferase, with product MPIIKGIVSVLLLTICTLFWGVPLIILTLAKIITPGRHRKQRLLDGLCAVAQNWIGLNLWWMRHWLKPNLTISTPESLSPNQWWLVISNHRSWTDIFILFMALHRRIPMPRFFLKHQLIWIPIVGLAFWALEFPFMRRFSREQIAQNPQLATIDRESTERICRQARRAPITIFNFIEGTRFTVAKRDAQNSPFRHLLRPKAGGIAQVISLLGDQLDGILDVTISYENPSPTFWGFLCGKEAPITLEARQIAVPEWMFNANYHQEPQHKERFHAWINSLWQEKDTLLGSQTDHD from the coding sequence ATGCCTATTATTAAGGGAATCGTCAGCGTTTTACTGCTGACAATATGCACGCTTTTTTGGGGCGTACCGCTCATCATATTAACGCTTGCTAAAATAATCACACCTGGCCGTCATCGTAAACAGCGGTTGCTTGACGGACTATGTGCGGTAGCGCAGAACTGGATAGGTCTTAACCTTTGGTGGATGCGGCATTGGCTAAAACCTAACCTGACAATTAGTACACCAGAGTCCCTCAGTCCGAATCAGTGGTGGCTAGTAATCTCAAACCATCGGAGCTGGACCGATATTTTTATTCTTTTTATGGCCCTGCATCGGCGCATCCCTATGCCGCGCTTTTTCTTAAAACACCAGTTGATCTGGATTCCGATTGTCGGGCTGGCATTCTGGGCACTAGAGTTTCCTTTTATGCGTCGCTTTAGCCGCGAGCAAATTGCTCAAAACCCTCAACTTGCCACTATCGACCGAGAATCTACAGAACGAATTTGTCGGCAAGCGCGGCGCGCCCCCATTACAATATTCAATTTTATAGAGGGCACACGCTTTACCGTTGCTAAACGTGACGCGCAAAATAGCCCTTTCCGACACTTATTAAGGCCAAAAGCGGGCGGCATTGCCCAGGTGATTAGTCTACTAGGCGACCAGTTGGATGGTATCCTAGACGTAACGATCAGTTACGAAAATCCATCGCCAACTTTTTGGGGCTTTCTATGTGGTAAAGAAGCCCCGATTACCCTTGAGGCAAGGCAGATTGCAGTCCCCGAATGGATGTTCAATGCCAATTATCACCAAGAACCGCAGCACAAGGAACGCTTTCACGCATGGATCAATTCACTCTGGCAGGAAAAAGACACCTTGCTAGGCAGTCAAACCGATCACGACTAG
- a CDS encoding LysR family transcriptional regulator: protein MTIKQLRAFLTVAQTLSFTHACERLHLSQPALSLAIKGLEDSLGGKLLIRSTRSVRLTPEGESLLPLAKHLLAQWDNTEERLRQRFTLQLGRLSVAAMPSFACNLLPSALVKFRQQYPKINVTVHDVINEEVTDMVRSRQVEIGIVFSPEGTGSLSFTPLFEDQFVAVVPPSTTAQVSTHSWATLLQHDFITLQRPSMVRRLLEQELGKRQIDVPVAFESHQLSTVGSMVAAGLGVSAVPSMCIRQMQELGAHCVPLTDPNIVCRVGILTQQELSVAAHALRDVLIESVKAPRLHVPQSLVTPT from the coding sequence ATGACGATTAAACAGCTGCGGGCTTTTCTCACAGTAGCCCAAACCCTGAGCTTTACACATGCCTGCGAACGCTTACACCTTTCCCAGCCAGCTCTGAGCCTAGCCATCAAGGGCCTTGAAGATTCACTGGGCGGCAAACTGCTAATACGCAGCACCCGCAGTGTCCGGCTGACCCCTGAAGGTGAATCGCTGCTCCCCCTGGCGAAACACCTGCTAGCGCAATGGGACAATACCGAGGAGCGCCTGCGCCAGCGCTTTACACTCCAGCTTGGCCGTCTAAGCGTTGCCGCCATGCCTTCGTTTGCCTGCAATTTACTGCCCAGTGCACTGGTTAAGTTTCGCCAACAATACCCTAAAATCAATGTCACTGTTCATGATGTGATTAATGAAGAAGTCACTGATATGGTCCGCTCCCGACAAGTCGAGATAGGCATTGTATTTTCACCGGAAGGAACAGGAAGCTTATCCTTCACGCCGCTATTTGAAGACCAATTCGTGGCAGTGGTTCCCCCCTCGACCACGGCACAGGTTAGTACTCATTCTTGGGCCACACTGCTGCAGCACGATTTTATTACGCTTCAGCGCCCCTCAATGGTTCGGCGTTTATTAGAGCAGGAACTGGGCAAACGACAAATTGATGTGCCTGTCGCATTTGAAAGTCACCAGCTATCCACGGTAGGTAGCATGGTAGCCGCTGGCTTGGGTGTTAGTGCCGTACCCTCGATGTGCATTCGCCAGATGCAGGAGCTAGGCGCCCACTGCGTTCCATTGACGGACCCGAACATTGTGTGTCGGGTGGGTATACTCACCCAGCAAGAGCTATCGGTTGCCGCGCATGCCCTGCGGGATGTACTTATTGAAAGCGTAAAGGCACCTAGGCTGCATGTCCCACAATCACTCGTCACCCCAACTTAA